Proteins from a genomic interval of Actinoalloteichus hymeniacidonis:
- a CDS encoding GuaB3 family IMP dehydrogenase-related protein yields MRDQVEIGRGRTAMRAYDLDDVEIVPSRRTRSSKDVSLGWQIDAYRFDIPLVTHPTDAIVSPATAVRIGELGGLAVLNAEGLWARHADVEDVMFRLVNAADNDEDPNAAVRLLQELHAAPIRLDLLSQSIKEIRDSGAHVAVRVSPQHAEELTPDLLAAGVEILVLQGTIISAEHVVRDSEPLNLKRFIAELDVPVIAGGVGDYRTAMHLMRTGAAGVIVGFGHATSTTTTDVLGIGVPMATAIADAASARRDYLDETGGRYVHVLADGGMGTSGDIAKAIACGADAVMLGEPLALASEAPAQGYYWTSAAAHPSLPRSEIFPVPSSEYDLETLLFGPSSDPLGNVNLFGALRRAMAKTGYSDLKEFQKVGLTVRR; encoded by the coding sequence GTGCGGGATCAGGTGGAGATCGGTAGAGGACGCACAGCGATGCGTGCTTACGACCTCGACGACGTGGAGATCGTGCCGTCTCGTCGTACGCGGTCGTCGAAGGACGTCTCATTGGGTTGGCAGATCGATGCCTACCGTTTCGATATCCCGCTGGTCACCCACCCCACGGACGCGATCGTCTCGCCCGCCACCGCGGTGCGGATCGGTGAGCTGGGCGGGCTGGCCGTCCTGAATGCCGAGGGACTGTGGGCCCGGCACGCCGATGTCGAGGACGTCATGTTCCGGCTGGTCAACGCCGCGGACAACGATGAGGACCCCAACGCGGCCGTCCGGTTGCTCCAGGAGCTGCACGCCGCGCCGATCCGGTTGGACCTGCTGTCGCAGTCGATCAAGGAGATCCGCGACTCCGGCGCGCACGTCGCGGTGCGGGTCAGCCCGCAGCACGCCGAGGAACTCACCCCGGACCTGCTCGCCGCAGGCGTCGAGATCCTGGTGCTCCAGGGCACGATCATCTCCGCCGAGCACGTGGTCCGCGACAGCGAGCCGCTGAACCTCAAGCGCTTCATCGCCGAGCTGGATGTCCCGGTGATCGCGGGTGGCGTCGGCGACTACCGCACCGCGATGCACCTGATGCGGACCGGTGCGGCAGGCGTGATCGTCGGATTCGGCCACGCCACCAGCACCACGACGACCGATGTGCTGGGGATCGGGGTGCCGATGGCCACGGCGATCGCGGATGCCGCCTCGGCCCGCCGCGATTACCTGGATGAGACCGGCGGTCGGTACGTGCACGTGCTCGCCGACGGCGGCATGGGCACCTCCGGTGACATCGCCAAGGCGATCGCCTGCGGCGCGGACGCGGTGATGCTCGGGGAGCCGTTGGCGCTGGCCAGCGAGGCCCCCGCGCAGGGCTACTACTGGACCTCGGCCGCAGCGCACCCGTCGCTGCCCCGAAGCGAGATCTTCCCGGTTCCCAGCTCGGAGTACGACCTGGAGACGCTGCTGTTCGGCCCGTCCTCCGACCCGCTGGGCAACGTGAACCTGTTCGGCGCGCTGCGTCGTGCGATGGCCAAGACCGGCTACTCCGACCTCAAGGAATTCCAGAAGGTGGGTCTCACCGTGCGTCGGTGA
- a CDS encoding MarR family winged helix-turn-helix transcriptional regulator encodes MADHVDRVLEQWAAQRPDLDVSPMAVIGRLSRVKQLVDADMRRTFAAHGLDRASFDVLATLRRSNPPHRLTPAELMRSAMVTSGAITQRLDRLQDRGLVTRAPSESDGRGVQVALTDEGLTLVDRVLPDHLATEQRLLAGLSATQRETLAGALRELLESLGDDVR; translated from the coding sequence GTGGCAGATCACGTCGACCGAGTGTTGGAGCAGTGGGCAGCGCAACGCCCGGACCTGGATGTATCGCCGATGGCGGTGATCGGGCGGCTGTCCAGGGTCAAACAGCTGGTCGACGCCGATATGCGTCGGACCTTCGCCGCCCACGGACTCGACCGCGCATCATTCGATGTACTGGCCACTCTGCGGCGCAGCAACCCGCCGCACCGGCTCACCCCCGCAGAGCTGATGCGGTCGGCGATGGTGACCTCGGGCGCCATCACCCAGCGCCTCGACCGACTTCAAGACCGTGGCCTGGTGACCAGGGCACCGAGTGAATCCGACGGCCGAGGTGTCCAGGTCGCCCTCACCGATGAAGGGCTCACGCTGGTCGATCGAGTGCTGCCCGATCACCTCGCCACCGAGCAACGACTGCTCGCCGGGCTGAGCGCCACCCAGCGCGAGACCCTCGCCGGGGCGCTCCGGGAACTATTGGAATCGCTCGGCGACGACGTGCGGTAA
- a CDS encoding EamA family transporter, with translation MLSNRVGVLALTALAPAIWGSTYLVTTELLPPGRPLLAAVIRSLPAGLLLLAITRKLPQGSWWWRSLVLGGLNIGAFLALLFIAAYRLPGGVAATVGAVQPLLVAFFAAGLLGQQLSRRTLIAATAGIAGVALLVLRAQARLDAVGLLAAFGGAVVMAVGVVLSKRWTSTAPLLLASTGWQLIAGGTLLLPVALLVEGPPPTTLTGQNLLGYGYLMLIGAALSYALWFRGIWLLPATDVTFLTLLSPLVATALGWVVLGEELTGAQLVGALVVLGALIAAQRPKPTDAGKPAATSEPGTDQWVPVGGASANPRPRPKSHNVPARSPVPEPTDPQQPAR, from the coding sequence GTGCTAAGCAATCGAGTCGGAGTGTTGGCGCTCACGGCGCTGGCACCGGCAATCTGGGGGAGTACCTACCTCGTCACCACCGAGCTATTACCGCCGGGACGTCCCCTGCTGGCGGCCGTCATCCGATCCCTGCCTGCCGGTCTGTTGCTGCTCGCGATCACCCGCAAGCTCCCGCAGGGCAGCTGGTGGTGGCGTTCGCTGGTACTGGGCGGACTCAATATCGGCGCCTTCCTCGCGCTGCTGTTCATCGCCGCCTATCGGCTGCCGGGCGGGGTGGCGGCCACCGTCGGCGCGGTCCAGCCGCTGTTGGTCGCCTTCTTCGCGGCGGGCCTGCTGGGACAGCAGCTCAGCAGACGGACCCTGATCGCCGCCACGGCGGGAATCGCGGGCGTCGCCCTGCTGGTACTGCGGGCGCAGGCCCGGCTGGACGCGGTTGGCCTGCTGGCCGCCTTCGGCGGGGCGGTGGTCATGGCGGTCGGCGTCGTGCTGAGCAAACGTTGGACCTCGACGGCGCCACTGCTGCTGGCGAGCACCGGTTGGCAGCTCATCGCGGGCGGCACCCTGCTACTGCCGGTTGCCCTGCTCGTCGAAGGACCGCCGCCGACGACGCTGACCGGCCAGAACCTGCTCGGCTACGGCTACCTGATGCTGATCGGTGCCGCGTTGTCCTACGCACTCTGGTTCCGAGGCATTTGGCTGTTGCCCGCGACCGACGTCACCTTCCTCACCCTGCTCAGCCCGCTGGTCGCCACCGCCCTGGGCTGGGTGGTGCTCGGCGAGGAACTCACCGGTGCCCAACTGGTGGGTGCGCTCGTGGTGCTCGGTGCGCTCATCGCGGCGCAGCGGCCCAAGCCCACCGACGCGGGCAAGCCTGCGGCGACCTCCGAGCCAGGCACCGATCAATGGGTTCCGGTCGGCGGCGCGTCCGCCAACCCGCGCCCGCGCCCGAAGTCCCACAACGTTCCGGCCCGATCTCCGGTTCCGGAACCCACCGACCCGCAGCAACCGGCGCGGTAA
- a CDS encoding NAD(P)-dependent oxidoreductase: MRITLFGTTGSVGGRVLAEALSRGHEVLAVIRDARRRGGLPSQVRTRVGDVRQAADVAAASAGQDVVISATRPVSGREHELTESAEALLAGAAQSGVRLILVGGAAGLIVPGTDGATVVEDPDFPTELRAIALACDDQLAACRADLGGADWAYLSPPALLEPGERTGRYRLGADELLVDAAGDSRISLEDFAVALVDEAERPKHHRTRFTVGY, encoded by the coding sequence ATGCGCATCACCCTGTTCGGCACCACCGGAAGCGTGGGCGGCCGAGTGCTCGCCGAGGCGTTATCCAGGGGGCACGAGGTCCTAGCCGTGATCCGGGATGCTCGCCGCCGCGGCGGGCTGCCCTCGCAGGTCCGGACCCGGGTCGGCGACGTCCGGCAGGCGGCGGACGTGGCTGCGGCCAGCGCGGGCCAGGACGTCGTGATCAGCGCGACCCGACCGGTGTCCGGCCGCGAGCACGAGCTGACCGAATCCGCCGAAGCGCTGTTGGCCGGAGCCGCGCAATCCGGAGTGCGACTGATCCTCGTCGGCGGGGCGGCAGGCTTGATCGTGCCGGGCACCGACGGCGCCACCGTGGTCGAGGATCCGGATTTCCCCACCGAACTACGGGCCATCGCGCTGGCCTGCGATGACCAGCTCGCCGCCTGCCGGGCTGACCTCGGCGGCGCGGACTGGGCCTATCTGAGCCCGCCCGCCTTGCTGGAGCCGGGCGAGCGCACCGGTCGATACCGGCTCGGCGCCGACGAGCTCCTGGTGGACGCGGCAGGCGATTCACGCATCTCGCTGGAGGACTTCGCGGTGGCATTGGTGGACGAGGCCGAACGACCGAAGCACCATCGGACCAGGTTCACCGTCGGCTACTGA
- a CDS encoding aldehyde dehydrogenase family protein: MDITDSATGAVDAFVPTPRPSWIAGNAEPNDRRQEVRHPYDETEVATICVPDADQIWRAVQGTVAATREIAAVSPHSRTAVLNAVAEGISERAEEFAEIITAENGKPLRWAEVEVAAAASVFRLAAAAVDAGAGEPNRWTSGVLARRTPRGPVLAMTSAEYPLASAARQVAAAIAAGCPVLVAPPLRTPLAALMLGELLAEVDLVDGAFSVLPVDEEATRALADDQRASVLSVSGAREVSAHRIVAGRHLVLELGGVTTALICADWAAPADLDRAADRIAEFGTHQAGQSVAALQRVLVDASVYAEFLPRLVAAMRKLRTGDPHDPEVQVGPLIDEAAAREVHARITEAVEAGAEIVVGGDRSGTTVEPTVLTGVPSTSRLWREPVFGPVLVVSAAADLQAAFAQVEDAPILGRASVFTHDLRVAFQAGTALAVEELVVGDVPAPEARGAAGDDPDRDGLHRLLVEFTVERRTVFAAELP, from the coding sequence GTGGATATCACCGATAGCGCTACCGGCGCAGTGGACGCCTTCGTACCCACACCCAGGCCCAGCTGGATCGCGGGGAACGCCGAGCCGAACGACCGCAGACAGGAGGTTCGCCACCCCTACGACGAGACGGAGGTGGCGACGATCTGCGTGCCCGACGCCGACCAGATCTGGCGGGCGGTGCAGGGCACGGTGGCCGCGACGCGCGAGATCGCGGCCGTATCGCCTCACTCTCGCACCGCCGTGTTGAACGCGGTGGCCGAGGGGATCAGCGAGCGGGCCGAGGAGTTCGCGGAGATCATCACCGCCGAGAACGGCAAGCCGCTGCGCTGGGCCGAGGTGGAGGTGGCTGCTGCTGCCTCGGTGTTCCGGCTGGCGGCGGCCGCGGTCGATGCGGGCGCGGGCGAGCCGAACCGCTGGACGTCGGGGGTACTGGCCCGGCGAACCCCGCGTGGCCCGGTACTGGCCATGACGTCGGCGGAGTACCCGCTGGCCAGCGCGGCACGGCAGGTCGCCGCCGCCATCGCCGCAGGCTGCCCGGTGCTGGTGGCGCCGCCGTTGCGCACCCCGCTGGCGGCGTTGATGCTCGGCGAGCTGCTGGCCGAGGTCGACCTCGTCGATGGTGCCTTCTCGGTGCTGCCGGTGGACGAGGAGGCGACCCGCGCGCTCGCCGACGACCAGCGCGCCTCGGTCCTCTCGGTGAGTGGCGCCCGGGAGGTCTCGGCGCATCGGATCGTGGCGGGCAGGCATCTCGTGCTGGAACTCGGCGGCGTCACGACCGCACTGATCTGCGCGGACTGGGCGGCGCCTGCCGACCTGGACCGGGCGGCCGATCGGATCGCCGAATTCGGTACCCATCAGGCGGGTCAGTCCGTCGCGGCGCTGCAACGGGTGTTGGTCGACGCATCGGTGTACGCCGAGTTCCTGCCCCGGCTGGTGGCGGCGATGCGCAAACTACGCACCGGCGACCCGCATGATCCCGAGGTTCAGGTCGGACCGTTGATCGATGAGGCGGCCGCCCGCGAGGTGCACGCCCGGATCACCGAGGCCGTCGAGGCGGGCGCGGAGATCGTGGTTGGCGGAGATCGGTCCGGCACCACGGTGGAGCCGACCGTGCTCACCGGTGTGCCCTCGACATCGCGCCTGTGGCGGGAACCGGTGTTCGGTCCCGTACTGGTCGTGTCGGCCGCCGCAGACCTGCAGGCGGCGTTCGCGCAGGTCGAGGACGCGCCAATCCTGGGACGGGCCTCGGTCTTCACCCACGATCTGCGGGTGGCCTTCCAGGCCGGTACGGCGTTGGCCGTCGAGGAGCTCGTGGTCGGCGACGTGCCTGCGCCGGAGGCCAGGGGTGCGGCGGGTGATGATCCCGATCGCGATGGGCTGCACCGACTGTTGGTGGAGTTCACCGTCGAGCGGCGCACCGTGTTCGCGGCGGAGTTGCCCTGA
- the guaA gene encoding glutamine-hydrolyzing GMP synthase — protein MPSSAKGPVLVVDFGAQYAQLIARRVREAQVYSEVVPHSTPTAELLARDPAAVVLSGGPASVYADEAPDLDPELLTSGVPVFGICYGFQAMARALGGTVAHTGSREYGRTDLESDGGVLHTDLPGRHPVWMSHGDAVTEAPAGFAVTASSAGAPVAAFEDVDRRLAGVQYHPEVAHSPHGQEVLRRFLRDVAGLGPDWTTASIVEEQVELIRKQIGSGRVICALSGGVDSAVAAALVQRAVGDQLTCVFVDHGLLRSGERSQVEQDLVAATGVRLVTVDAKDRFLDALAGVTDPEQKRKIIGREFIRVFEQAARDLQAEAGEHGTSVDFLVQGTLYPDVVESGGGTGTANIKSHHNVGGLPDDLQFELVEPLRALFKDEVRRVGLELGLPETIVQRQPFPGPGLGIRIIGEVTAERLETLRAADAIVREELTSAGLDREIWQCPVVLLADVRSVGVQGDGRTYGHPIVLRPVSSEDAMTADWMRMPYEVLERISTRVTNEVPEVNRVTLDVTSKPPGTIEWE, from the coding sequence GTGCCCAGCAGTGCGAAGGGGCCGGTTCTCGTCGTCGATTTCGGCGCCCAGTATGCCCAGCTCATCGCACGTCGTGTCCGCGAGGCGCAGGTGTACTCCGAGGTGGTGCCGCATTCGACGCCCACCGCCGAGCTGCTGGCCCGTGACCCGGCGGCCGTGGTGCTCTCCGGCGGTCCGGCCAGTGTCTACGCCGACGAGGCCCCCGATCTCGACCCGGAGCTGTTGACCTCCGGAGTCCCCGTGTTCGGCATCTGTTACGGGTTCCAGGCGATGGCCAGGGCCCTGGGCGGCACCGTGGCGCACACCGGAAGCCGCGAGTACGGCCGGACCGACCTCGAGTCGGACGGCGGTGTCCTGCACACGGACCTGCCCGGTCGGCACCCGGTGTGGATGAGCCACGGGGACGCCGTCACCGAGGCGCCGGCGGGCTTCGCCGTGACGGCGAGCAGCGCTGGCGCCCCGGTCGCCGCCTTCGAGGACGTCGACCGCAGGCTCGCGGGCGTGCAGTACCACCCCGAGGTGGCGCACTCGCCGCACGGCCAAGAGGTGCTGCGCCGCTTCCTTCGTGACGTCGCCGGGCTGGGCCCCGATTGGACCACCGCCTCGATCGTCGAGGAACAGGTCGAACTGATCCGCAAGCAGATCGGCAGCGGCCGGGTCATCTGCGCGCTGTCGGGTGGCGTCGACTCCGCCGTGGCAGCGGCCCTGGTCCAGCGCGCCGTCGGCGACCAGCTGACCTGTGTCTTCGTCGACCACGGCCTGCTGCGGTCGGGCGAACGCAGCCAGGTCGAGCAGGACCTGGTGGCCGCCACCGGCGTCCGGCTGGTCACCGTCGACGCCAAGGACCGGTTCCTGGACGCGTTGGCGGGCGTCACCGACCCCGAGCAGAAGCGCAAGATCATCGGCCGGGAGTTCATCCGGGTGTTCGAGCAGGCCGCGCGGGACCTGCAGGCCGAGGCAGGCGAGCACGGCACCTCCGTGGACTTCCTCGTGCAGGGCACCCTGTACCCGGACGTCGTCGAGTCCGGTGGCGGCACCGGGACGGCCAACATCAAGAGCCACCACAACGTGGGCGGGCTGCCGGACGACCTGCAGTTCGAGCTGGTCGAGCCGCTGCGGGCCCTGTTCAAGGACGAGGTTCGTCGGGTGGGCCTCGAACTGGGACTGCCGGAGACCATCGTGCAGCGGCAGCCGTTCCCCGGCCCCGGCCTCGGGATCCGGATCATCGGCGAGGTGACTGCGGAGAGGTTGGAGACGCTGCGTGCGGCGGACGCCATCGTCCGGGAGGAACTGACCTCGGCCGGGCTGGATCGAGAGATCTGGCAGTGCCCGGTGGTGCTGCTCGCCGACGTCCGCTCGGTGGGTGTGCAGGGCGACGGCCGGACCTACGGCCACCCGATCGTGCTGCGTCCGGTGTCGAGTGAGGACGCCATGACCGCCGACTGGATGCGGATGCCCTACGAGGTCTTGGAGCGCATCTCCACCCGGGTCACCAACGAGGTGCCCGAGGTGAATCGGGTGACCCTGGACGTCACGAGCAAGCCGCCGGGCACCATCGAGTGGGAGTGA
- a CDS encoding LacI family DNA-binding transcriptional regulator — MSIQPSGEHRPTLEDVAALAGVSRATVSRVVNNSPRVSPEAKDSVYSAIRELGYVPNRAARTLVTRRTGAVAVVISEPESKIFDDPRFATVVRAAANRLGELDAAMVLMLVHSPADEARIERFLLGGHVDGALLFTPHRGDPLPTAMAALPIPTVFGGRPWTANGSLHLVDTDNREGGRIGTQHLLDLGRKRVVSVTGPLDEHAAIDRLEGWRLAIGADEAATARLTESGHFAREGGKQAMYRLLERVPDLDGVFAASDLMAAGAIDALTTAGRRVPQDVAVVGFDDQPAVAPHTNPPLTTIAQDASEQVRRMVHRLTRLIAGEDLAGGMEVLPVHLVRRASA, encoded by the coding sequence GTGTCGATACAGCCAAGCGGTGAACATCGGCCCACGTTGGAGGATGTCGCCGCGCTGGCGGGGGTCTCACGGGCAACCGTGTCCAGGGTGGTCAACAACTCGCCGAGGGTAAGCCCGGAAGCCAAGGATTCGGTGTATTCCGCGATCCGCGAACTCGGTTATGTGCCCAACCGCGCAGCCAGAACGCTGGTGACCAGACGCACCGGGGCCGTCGCGGTGGTGATCTCGGAACCGGAATCGAAGATCTTCGACGATCCCCGCTTCGCCACCGTGGTCCGCGCGGCCGCCAACAGGTTGGGCGAGCTGGACGCCGCGATGGTGCTGATGCTGGTGCACTCCCCCGCCGACGAGGCACGCATCGAACGCTTCCTGCTGGGCGGCCACGTCGACGGCGCCCTGCTGTTCACCCCGCATCGCGGCGATCCGCTGCCCACGGCGATGGCCGCGCTGCCCATTCCCACGGTCTTCGGCGGCCGTCCGTGGACCGCGAACGGTTCGCTGCACCTGGTGGACACCGACAACCGGGAGGGCGGCCGGATCGGCACCCAACACCTGCTGGATCTGGGCAGGAAACGGGTGGTCAGCGTGACGGGGCCGTTGGACGAGCATGCCGCCATCGACCGCTTGGAGGGCTGGCGGCTGGCCATCGGGGCCGATGAGGCGGCCACGGCACGGCTCACCGAGTCCGGACACTTCGCCCGCGAGGGCGGCAAGCAGGCGATGTATCGGCTATTGGAGCGGGTGCCCGACCTCGACGGGGTGTTCGCGGCAAGCGATCTGATGGCGGCCGGGGCGATCGACGCCCTGACCACGGCGGGCAGGCGGGTTCCGCAGGATGTCGCCGTGGTCGGCTTCGATGACCAACCGGCGGTGGCGCCGCACACCAACCCACCGTTGACGACCATCGCGCAGGACGCCTCGGAGCAGGTGCGGCGCATGGTTCATCGACTCACCCGCCTGATCGCGGGCGAGGACCTCGCAGGCGGGATGGAGGTCCTTCCGGTGCATCTGGTGCGTCGGGCCTCCGCCTGA
- a CDS encoding PspC domain-containing protein, with amino-acid sequence MGSAGPARPAGSTSTGEGRFEDNIRDMWRTRPVRRSDDRKIAGVAAGIARRYDLDPTLVRVVLVVTSFYGGCGILIYLLGWLFLRQQNELSSPAEALAGRGRRTATLLGAIMLPALLVMAIIPIMGWVLSNAFTSAVCLGGVGVALYLLHVQRRDTGQPTVNWPQTAHVVDDFHSAAEAPTTAFGTPAAAPFTPESEVGYPTDRFPGSPTAGTAQQRAGEPEPPAWDPLGVAPFAWQLPDPVDHRAPAPEPEPAPAPTRRVRSRVTPITIGAALLTFAIGMPLLESAGWLTQPRMLALILAVLGIGMVVGAFRSGGRGLIWVSAPIAAVAMLVSLVPIHETGGWLDAGSTHLRVSEPEQLRDAYRRSLGAIELDLTELTIPEGETLRTEVMLNLGGNIEVIVPPDMAVSATCQVRLGGMSCLGEENYGENEQIHVADRPDGPDSAGGTLELDAYLGLGELNVTRR; translated from the coding sequence ATGGGTTCAGCAGGTCCCGCTCGGCCCGCTGGGTCGACCTCGACCGGGGAAGGACGGTTCGAGGACAACATCCGGGATATGTGGCGGACTCGTCCGGTTCGTCGTAGCGATGATCGCAAGATCGCGGGCGTGGCCGCGGGTATCGCCCGGCGCTACGACCTCGATCCGACGTTGGTCCGCGTCGTCCTCGTCGTCACCTCCTTCTACGGCGGCTGCGGCATTCTGATCTACCTGTTGGGTTGGCTGTTCCTGCGCCAGCAGAACGAGCTGTCCTCGCCTGCCGAGGCGCTGGCCGGTCGCGGCAGGCGTACCGCCACCCTGCTCGGCGCGATCATGCTGCCCGCCCTGCTGGTCATGGCGATCATCCCGATCATGGGCTGGGTGCTGTCCAACGCGTTCACCAGTGCGGTGTGCCTCGGTGGGGTCGGCGTCGCGCTGTATCTGCTGCATGTCCAGCGAAGGGACACCGGCCAGCCGACGGTCAACTGGCCGCAGACCGCACACGTCGTCGACGACTTCCACAGCGCCGCCGAGGCGCCCACCACCGCCTTCGGCACCCCTGCGGCCGCGCCCTTCACGCCCGAGTCCGAGGTCGGCTACCCCACGGATCGATTTCCGGGCAGCCCCACGGCGGGCACCGCACAGCAGCGCGCAGGCGAGCCGGAACCGCCTGCCTGGGACCCGCTGGGCGTCGCGCCCTTCGCCTGGCAACTGCCGGACCCGGTCGACCATCGAGCACCCGCCCCGGAACCGGAACCGGCCCCGGCGCCCACCCGTCGAGTGCGGTCCAGGGTCACCCCGATCACGATCGGCGCCGCGCTGTTGACCTTCGCCATCGGAATGCCGTTGTTGGAATCGGCCGGCTGGTTGACCCAGCCGAGGATGCTCGCCTTGATCCTCGCCGTTCTGGGCATCGGCATGGTCGTCGGCGCGTTCCGCAGCGGTGGCCGGGGGTTGATCTGGGTGAGCGCCCCGATCGCCGCCGTCGCGATGCTGGTGTCCCTGGTTCCGATTCACGAGACCGGTGGCTGGCTGGACGCGGGCAGTACCCATCTCAGGGTCAGCGAACCGGAACAGCTTCGGGACGCCTATCGACGTTCTCTCGGGGCGATCGAACTGGATCTGACCGAACTGACGATCCCCGAGGGCGAGACGCTGCGCACCGAGGTGATGCTGAACCTGGGCGGCAACATCGAGGTGATCGTGCCGCCCGATATGGCGGTCAGCGCCACCTGCCAGGTTCGGCTCGGTGGCATGTCCTGTCTTGGCGAGGAGAACTACGGCGAGAACGAGCAGATCCATGTCGCGGACCGACCCGATGGGCCGGATTCGGCCGGGGGAACGCTGGAGTTGGACGCCTATCTCGGGTTGGGAGAGCTGAATGTCACGCGGCGCTGA
- a CDS encoding PspC domain-containing protein, with the protein MSAAAGSQRTAQARRDPRTSAEATTGRTLRRRRSSRVIAGVAGGLADHLRVDVRWVRVIITLLAAVDGLGVVVYGALWAVVRQRSVDVAEPDSPRERTQAIGMVVLGFGLLVATSSFGQGLSGQLFFPASVALIGAVLVWREADETQRRRWAQGARTGVAEVFIGNGGRGAIIRSLSGAALVITGIVVLLVDSLALAPLQFALLSVIVTLIGTAVLTLPWWLRLVRDLDEERFARIRTEERAEIAAHLHDSVLQTLALIQKQAENDKEVRRLARSQERQLRTWLYGATGYGGSSRAGGADADTDAPPAEPTSAKTLAEVVSEVCGEVEDTFAIKVQQVVVGDCEVDDRVLAAVWAAREAMVNAAKHAEVGEVSVFVEIEPEQIELFVRDRGKGFDPTTVSQDRHGLADSIHGRMERHGGTVRLRTAPGEGTEVALRLPRTGDKR; encoded by the coding sequence ATGTCGGCGGCCGCGGGTTCGCAGCGGACCGCCCAGGCGCGTCGGGATCCGAGGACGAGCGCCGAGGCCACCACCGGGCGGACACTGCGTCGTCGTCGCTCCTCGCGGGTGATCGCGGGCGTCGCGGGTGGGCTCGCCGATCACCTGCGCGTCGACGTGCGGTGGGTCCGGGTCATCATCACCCTCCTCGCGGCGGTCGACGGCCTCGGCGTGGTCGTCTACGGCGCACTGTGGGCGGTGGTGCGGCAGCGATCCGTCGATGTCGCGGAACCGGACAGCCCGAGGGAACGCACCCAGGCCATTGGCATGGTGGTGCTCGGCTTCGGCCTCTTGGTGGCCACGTCGTCCTTCGGGCAGGGCCTGAGCGGCCAGTTGTTCTTCCCGGCCTCGGTGGCGTTGATCGGTGCCGTGCTGGTCTGGCGGGAGGCCGACGAGACCCAGCGTCGACGCTGGGCGCAGGGCGCTCGGACCGGGGTCGCCGAGGTCTTCATCGGCAATGGCGGCCGGGGCGCGATCATCCGCAGCCTTTCCGGCGCAGCACTGGTGATCACCGGAATCGTCGTTCTGCTGGTCGACAGCCTGGCGCTGGCGCCGCTCCAGTTCGCGCTGCTCTCGGTGATCGTCACCCTGATCGGCACCGCGGTACTCACGCTGCCCTGGTGGTTGCGGCTGGTCCGGGATCTCGACGAGGAGCGATTCGCCCGAATCCGAACCGAGGAGCGCGCGGAGATCGCCGCGCACCTGCACGATTCCGTGCTCCAGACCCTGGCGTTGATCCAGAAACAGGCGGAGAACGACAAGGAGGTCCGACGGCTGGCCAGAAGCCAGGAACGTCAGCTGCGAACCTGGCTGTACGGCGCCACCGGCTACGGCGGTTCGAGCCGGGCGGGCGGCGCGGACGCCGACACCGATGCACCGCCGGCCGAGCCCACCTCGGCCAAGACCCTGGCCGAGGTGGTCAGCGAGGTCTGCGGCGAGGTCGAGGACACCTTCGCCATCAAGGTGCAGCAGGTGGTGGTCGGCGACTGCGAGGTGGATGATCGGGTGCTGGCCGCCGTCTGGGCCGCCAGGGAGGCGATGGTCAATGCCGCGAAGCACGCGGAGGTCGGCGAGGTGAGCGTCTTCGTCGAGATCGAACCCGAGCAGATCGAGCTGTTCGTACGCGACCGAGGCAAGGGCTTCGATCCGACGACGGTGTCGCAGGACCGACATGGTCTCGCCGACTCGATCCACGGCAGGATGGAACGTCACGGCGGAACCGTGCGATTGCGCACCGCACCCGGCGAGGGCACCGAAGTCGCGCTCCGCCTCCCACGCACCGGCGACAAGCGTTGA
- a CDS encoding response regulator gives MNHPEAKTGQTQPVRVFLVDDHALFRTGAKAELTNASGIIEVVGEAGSVGEAVAGIGHFEPDVVLLDVHMPDGGGAEVLRRARKTHPNVVFLALSVSDAAEDVIAVIRAGARGYVTKTISARELVDAVVRVHHGDAVFSPRLAGFVLDAFADRPGAAPINDPELDLLTPRERDVLRLLARGYAYKEIAAELFISVKTVETHVSSVLRKTQLSNRYELSRWATDRRLI, from the coding sequence GTGAACCACCCCGAGGCGAAAACCGGTCAGACCCAGCCGGTCCGCGTGTTCCTGGTCGACGATCACGCCTTGTTCCGCACCGGTGCCAAGGCCGAGCTGACCAATGCCAGCGGGATCATCGAGGTCGTCGGCGAGGCCGGTTCGGTGGGGGAGGCGGTCGCCGGAATCGGGCACTTCGAGCCCGACGTGGTGCTGCTCGACGTCCACATGCCCGACGGCGGCGGTGCCGAGGTGCTGCGCCGGGCTCGCAAGACGCACCCCAACGTGGTCTTCCTGGCCCTGTCGGTGTCGGACGCGGCGGAGGACGTCATCGCGGTGATCCGGGCGGGCGCCAGAGGCTACGTCACCAAGACCATCTCGGCCAGAGAACTGGTCGACGCCGTTGTGCGAGTGCATCACGGCGACGCCGTCTTCTCGCCCCGCCTGGCTGGCTTCGTGCTCGACGCCTTCGCCGACCGCCCCGGCGCCGCGCCGATCAACGACCCCGAACTCGACCTGCTCACGCCACGGGAGCGCGATGTCCTGCGCCTGCTGGCCAGGGGTTACGCCTACAAGGAGATCGCGGCGGAACTCTTCATCTCGGTCAAGACGGTCGAGACCCACGTGTCGAGCGTGCTGCGCAAGACCCAGCTGTCCAACCGCTACGAGCTGTCGCGGTGGGCCACGGACCGGCGGTTGATCTGA